The proteins below come from a single Lineus longissimus chromosome 5, tnLinLong1.2, whole genome shotgun sequence genomic window:
- the LOC135487391 gene encoding chloride intracellular channel protein 1-like → MASKSDTVVKLFIKPSTVKNTPNTIPGACPICQEWFMALYCLSKDFQKFEFTAELVTELPSTDWIKTSLSKPPGILILKGTAPNDDDLTGLVYDSLDVFLEIWECQGFLPPKRCPEQGVAEKAFLNLYGNFNAFLRDSSKETSLLKALNTLNKYLEEKQTKFLLGDHLSYADCTLIPKLHHLKIAAEAYKGFTIPLDYIYVWRYLKNAYKTSAFDESQPFDEDIVFMYQHKASCPAKFNPQCRDLHQTKTVPKEAYEGEADDE, encoded by the exons CCATCCACCGTCAAGAATACACCCAATACAATACCTGGAGCTTGCCCAATATGTCAGGAGTGGTTTATGGCACTCTACTGCCTCAGCAAAGACTTTCAGAAATTCGAATTCACAGCGGAATTGGTCACGGAGCTGCCCTCAACGGATTGGATAAAAACGTCACTGTCTAAACCACCTGGAATCTTGATCTTGAAAGGAACGGCACCAAATGATGACGACCTGACAGGCTTAGTCTACGATTCTTTAGACGTCTTTTTGGAAATTTGGGAATGTCAGGGTTTCCTGCCACCCAAGAGGTGTCCCGAACAAGGGGTAGCTGAGAAGGCTTTCCTGAACCTCTACGGT AATTTCAATGCATTTCTCCGCGACTCGTCCAAAGAGACGAGCCTACTGAAAGCGTTGAACACATTAAACAAATATCTGGAAGAGAAGCAAACTAAGTTTCTTCTTGGTGATCACTTATCGTATGCAGACTGTACGCTCATTCCCAAGTTACACCACCTAAAGATTGCTGCAGAG GCATACAAAGGCTTCACTATCCCGTTGGATTACATCTATGTGTGGCGCTACTTGAAAAATGCCTACAAGACATCAGCATTCGACGAAAGCCAGCCCTTTGATGAAGATATCGTTTTTATGTATCAGCATAAGGCCTCTTGCCCAGCTAAATTCAATCCCCAATGTCGTGACCTTCACCAAACCAAGACGGTACCAAAAGAAGCATATGAAGGCGAGGCGGATGATGAATAA